The Papaver somniferum cultivar HN1 chromosome 3, ASM357369v1, whole genome shotgun sequence genome includes a region encoding these proteins:
- the LOC113361768 gene encoding uncharacterized protein LOC113361768, with protein MHSSGSRWTNTSTSSSHVKHHTFKALKKLVDYLSRSPSDTTRNPNATSVNSKDIDGNTILHLAAKTKQLKVINYLLENDYIGVEINALNKANLRALQMISQNEMDDIRMFAKREMVELEISCFGYFCERFERKTSSDNQWMHERVNMLMVVAVLIAGIAFQATVSPPGGVFQEDSEVDSTVDPVLFTYYLNSVIDTTMSDHFSSYLQNLLEQTTATGNITTGKNNTAHFIKALSDITLNDDSYSYTSPTAPGIVLDEDKWRKIFSDYNRSIGGDASFSPYLIRYAGNPILAYTNPISYQVYVSSNALALLLSLSIVLLVTTMLILDQPIPHVRFLASLMAISIGCIIIGYMSLYKTMTPPFFRNNVRYTPFGLYAEAWFIGLFGIFTYTEIFNKSRKSFTVRTRRSTSHTLQYVTSMWIFILITLIFRWVG; from the exons ATGCACAGTTCCGGATCAAGATGGACGAACACCTCTACATCTAGCAGCCATGTTAAGCATCACACTTTCAAGGCCCTAAAGAAGTTGGTTGACTACTTGTCACGTTCGCCAAGTGATACTACTAGAAACCCGAACGCTACTTCTGTGAACTCCAAGGACATTGATGGGAACACAATCTTGCACCTGGCAGCAAAAACAAAACAGCTAAAG GTGATAAATTATTTACTCGAGAATGATTATATAGGAGTTGAAATAAATGCCTTAAACAAGGCTAATCTAAGAGCCCTACAGATGATATCTCAAAATGAAATGGATGACATACGGATGTTCGCAAAACGTGAAATGGTTGAGCTTGAAATTTCTTGCTTCGGTTATTTTTGTGAAAGATTTGAGCGAAAAACATCTTCAGATAACCAATGGATGCATGAGAGGGTGAATATGCTAATGGTCGTCGCAGTACTGATTGCAGGCATCGCCTTTCAAGCAACTGTCAGTCCACCTGGAGGTGTCTTTCAGGAGGATTCAGAGGTTGATTCGACGGTTGACCCTGTTCTATTTACATATTATCTGAATTCCGTGATTGACACCACTATGTCTGATCATTTTAGTTCTTACCTACAAAACCTGCTGGAACAGACAACAGCTACAGGTAATATTACAACAGGCAAAAATAACACCGCTCATTTTATCAAGGCTCTTTCAGACATTACGTTGAATGATGATTCATATTCCTATACGTCTCCGACAGCACCTGGTATTGTGTTGGATGAGGATAAGTGGAGGAAAATCTTCTCTGATTACAATCGTAGTATTGGAGGTGATGCAAGCTTTTCCCCGTACTTGATACGTTACGCGGGAAATCCTATCTTGGCATATACAAACCCAATTAGTTACCAGGTATATGTGAGCTCTAATGCACTGGCACTTCTACTGTCTCTATCCATCGTCCTTTTAGTTACAACCATGCTCATCCTTGATCAGCCTATTCCTCATGTCCGGTTTCTTGCATCACTGATGGCAATCTCGATCGGATGTATTATTATAGGCTACATGTCTCTTTACAAAACCATGACTCCACCTTTTTTCAGAAACAATGTTAGGTATACGCCATTTGGCTTGTACGCTGAAGCTTGGTTTATTGGTCTATTCGGCATCTTCACCTATACAGAGATATTTAACAAATCGCGCAAATCTTTTACGGTTCGCACAAGAAGGTCGACTAGTCATACGCTTCAATATGTAACAAGTATGTGGATTTTTATCCTCATTACATTGATTTTTAGATGGGTCGGTTAA